A genomic stretch from Etheostoma cragini isolate CJK2018 chromosome 8, CSU_Ecrag_1.0, whole genome shotgun sequence includes:
- the ano5a gene encoding anoctamin-5 isoform X5 yields the protein MEIDKQQHSKDSVFFRDGVRRIDFVLSYVADKDGERKQERRRLYEANLVNVGLELEIEDKSESDDGKTYFVKIHAPWEVLATYADVLKIKVPFKVNDIPNNSEMPMNWLSTPFRLPEHIMQPEPDFFTAPFDKSKSDFFLIGDKDTFFPPSTRNRIVYYILSRCSYLREECGDRDKKGIKRLLNNGTYTAAFPLHDCRYWTRSKDAKCESDRYSLYKHWAGFFCFFKEQPLNLIRKYYGEKIGIYFAWLGFYTEMLLFAAIVGTICFIYGFLTYDDNQWSKEICSEKVGGQIVMCPLCDKKCGYWKLSSTCNSSWQSHLFDNVATVFFAIFMGIWVTLFLEFWKRRQARLEYEWDLVDFEEEQQQLQLRPEYEAMCTNRKLNRITQEMEWVLNRTSTDILGKLLLCWATVMLWLSLIIACIIGVIAYRLAVYAAFASIMKDSATSNLQVVGPYITPQLATSVTASCINFVIIMILNLMYERVAIWITDMEIPKTHLEYENKLTVKMFLFQFVNYYSSCFYVAFFKGKFVGYPGNYAYMFGSNLRNEECDPGGCLIELTTQLVIVMTGKQVWGNIQEALVPWLMNWWGSRKARNHPESLYSRWEQDHDLQGFGQLGLFDEYLEMVIQFGFITLFVASFPLAPLLALINNIIEVRVDAWKLTTQFRRPVAAKAHSIGAWQEILNGMAVLSVVTNAFIVAFTSDMIPRLVYMYTQPEGEMKMQGYINNSLSVFNISAIPLANKPDDEENPSWFNSSTITTCRYRDYRYPPGHEKQYYHTMQFWHILAAKLAFIIIMEHVVFLVKFFVAWMIPDVPSEVRARIKRERYLVQEYLHNYEVEKLKIQLSQNGHNDCTCPPVIYPSLPKHEMLSECL from the exons ATGGAG ATcgacaaacaacaacacagtaaaGACTCTGTATTCTTCCGTGACGGAGTGCGCAGGATTGATTTTGTCCTGTCCTATGTTGCCGATAAAGATGGTGAGAGAAAACAG gagaggaggaggttgTATGAGGCCAATCTAGTGAATGTTGGCTTGGAGTTGGAGATTGAAGATAAATCG GAGTCAGACGATGGAAAGACTTATTTTGTAAAGATTCACGCTCCATGGGAAGTGTTGGCCACGTACGCAGATGTGCTGAAGATTAAAGTGCCATTCAAGGTCAACGACATCCCAAACAACAGCGAGATGCCCATGAACTGGCTGTCCACCCCCTTTCGTCTGCCGGAGCACATCATGCAGCCCGAGCCAGACTTTTTCACAGCTCCCTTTGACAAGAGCAAGTCTGACTTCTTCCTTATCGGTGACAAGGACACGTTCTTCCCGCCATCTACTCGCAACAGGATA GTCTACTACATCCTGTCCCGCTGTTCATACCTCAGGGAGGAATGTGGAGATAGAGACAAGAAGGGGATCAAGAGATTACTCAACAACGGCACCTACACTGCTGCCTTCCCCCTGCATGAT TGTAGATACTGGACAAGATCTAAGGATGCTAAATGTGAAAGTGACAGATACAGTCTCTACAAACACTGGGCCGgattcttctgtttcttcaaGGAGCAGCCCCTCAATCTTATAAG GAAGTATTACGGGGAGAAGATAGGTATTTATTTTGCTTGGCTGGGCTTCTACACTGAGATGCTGTTGTTTGCTGCAATAGTTGGGACAATTTGTTTCATCTACGGATTTCTCACCTACGATGACAACCAGTGGAG TAAAGAAATATGTAGTGAGAAAGTCGGAGGGCAAATTGTCATGTGCCCGCTGTGTGACAAGAAATGTGGCTACTGGAAACTCAGCTCAACATGCAACTCCTCATGG CAATCCCACCTGTTTGACAATGTGGCAACAGTGTTTTTTGCCATATTTATGGGCATTTGGG TGACGCTGTTCCTGGAGTTCTGGAAGAGGCGACAGGCTCGTCTCGAGTATGAGTGGGATCTGGTCGACTTTGAGGAGGaacaacagcagctgcagcttCGGCCAGAGTATGAGGCCATGTGCACCAACCGCAAGCTGAACCGCATCACTCAG GAAATGGAGTGGGTTCTTAACAGGACTTCTACAGATATATTGGGGAAGTTGTTGCTGTGCTGGGCCACCGTGATGCTCTGG CTCTCATTGATCATTGCCTGCATCATTGGGGTGATAGCGTACCGCCTGGCGGTATACGCAGCCTTTGCCAGCATCATGAAGGACAGTGCCACCAGCAACCTGCAGGTGGTCGGCCCCTACATCACGCCACAGCTGGCCACCTCTGTCACAGCCTCCTGCATCAACTTTGTCATCATCATGATCCTCAACCTCATGTATGAGAGAGTGGCTATTTGGATCACTGACATGG AAATTCCCAAGACCCACCTGGAGTATGAGAACAAACTGACTGTGAAGATGTTCCTCTTCCAGTTTGTCAACTACTATTCCTCCTGCTTCTACGTGGCTTTCTTTAAGGGCAAGTTTGTCGGCTATCCTGGAAATTACGCATATATGTTTGGCAGCAACCTGAGGAATGAAGAG TGTGATCCTGGGGGCTGTTTGATTGAGTTGACCACCCAGCTGGTGATAGTGATGACTGGTAAACAAGTGTGGGGCAACATCCAGGAGGCTCTGGTCCC GTGGCTGATGAACTGGTGGGGCAGCAGGAAGGCACGAAACCACCCAGAGAGTCTGTACAGCCGCTGGGAGCAGGACCACGACCTGCAGGGCTTTGGACAGCTGGGCCTCTTCGACGAGTACCTGGAAATGG TGATCCAGTTTGGTTTCATCACGCTGTTCGTCGCCTCCTTTCCCCTGGCACCGCTGCTGGCACTTATCAACAACATCATTGAGGTAAGAGTGGATGCCTGGAAGCTAACCACTCAGTTCAGACGTCCTGTGGCAGCAAAGGCCCACAGCATCGGAGCCTGGCAGGAAATCCTCAATGGGATGGCCGTACTCTCTGTGGTCACAAAT GCGTTCATTGTGGCCTTCACCTCTGATATGATACCTCGGCTCGTGTACATGTACACTCAGCCAGAGGGTGAGATGAAAATGCAAGGCTACATAAACAACAGCTTGTCTGTGTTTAATATCTCTGCGATTCCACTGGCCAACAAGCCTGATGACGAGGAGAACCCTTCCTGGTTCAACAGCTCCACCATCACTacctgcag GTATCGTGATTACCGCTACCCTCCTGGCCATGAGAAACAGTACTACCACACAATGCAGTTCTGGCACATTCTGGCAGCCAAGCTGGCTTTCATCATTATCATGGAG CATGTTGTGTTTCTGGTCAAGTTCTTTGTTGCCTGGATGATTCCTGATGTTCCCTCTGAAGTGAGGGCTCGGATAAAGAGAGAGCGCTACCTCGTCCAAGAGTATCTCCATAACTATGAAGTGGAGAAGCTGAAGATCCAACTCAGTCAAAATGGCCATAATGATTGTACCTGCCCGCCAGTGATCTATCCGTCTCTACCCAAACACGAGATGCTGTCAGAGTGTCTCTAG
- the ano5a gene encoding anoctamin-5 isoform X6, whose product MIDKQQHSKDSVFFRDGVRRIDFVLSYVADKDGERKQERRRLYEANLVNVGLELEIEDKSESDDGKTYFVKIHAPWEVLATYADVLKIKVPFKVNDIPNNSEMPMNWLSTPFRLPEHIMQPEPDFFTAPFDKSKSDFFLIGDKDTFFPPSTRNRIVYYILSRCSYLREECGDRDKKGIKRLLNNGTYTAAFPLHDCRYWTRSKDAKCESDRYSLYKHWAGFFCFFKEQPLNLIRKYYGEKIGIYFAWLGFYTEMLLFAAIVGTICFIYGFLTYDDNQWSKEICSEKVGGQIVMCPLCDKKCGYWKLSSTCNSSWQSHLFDNVATVFFAIFMGIWVTLFLEFWKRRQARLEYEWDLVDFEEEQQQLQLRPEYEAMCTNRKLNRITQEMEWVLNRTSTDILGKLLLCWATVMLWLSLIIACIIGVIAYRLAVYAAFASIMKDSATSNLQVVGPYITPQLATSVTASCINFVIIMILNLMYERVAIWITDMEIPKTHLEYENKLTVKMFLFQFVNYYSSCFYVAFFKGKFVGYPGNYAYMFGSNLRNEECDPGGCLIELTTQLVIVMTGKQVWGNIQEALVPWLMNWWGSRKARNHPESLYSRWEQDHDLQGFGQLGLFDEYLEMVIQFGFITLFVASFPLAPLLALINNIIEVRVDAWKLTTQFRRPVAAKAHSIGAWQEILNGMAVLSVVTNAFIVAFTSDMIPRLVYMYTQPEGEMKMQGYINNSLSVFNISAIPLANKPDDEENPSWFNSSTITTCRYRDYRYPPGHEKQYYHTMQFWHILAAKLAFIIIMEHVVFLVKFFVAWMIPDVPSEVRARIKRERYLVQEYLHNYEVEKLKIQLSQNGHNDCTCPPVIYPSLPKHEMLSECL is encoded by the exons ATG ATcgacaaacaacaacacagtaaaGACTCTGTATTCTTCCGTGACGGAGTGCGCAGGATTGATTTTGTCCTGTCCTATGTTGCCGATAAAGATGGTGAGAGAAAACAG gagaggaggaggttgTATGAGGCCAATCTAGTGAATGTTGGCTTGGAGTTGGAGATTGAAGATAAATCG GAGTCAGACGATGGAAAGACTTATTTTGTAAAGATTCACGCTCCATGGGAAGTGTTGGCCACGTACGCAGATGTGCTGAAGATTAAAGTGCCATTCAAGGTCAACGACATCCCAAACAACAGCGAGATGCCCATGAACTGGCTGTCCACCCCCTTTCGTCTGCCGGAGCACATCATGCAGCCCGAGCCAGACTTTTTCACAGCTCCCTTTGACAAGAGCAAGTCTGACTTCTTCCTTATCGGTGACAAGGACACGTTCTTCCCGCCATCTACTCGCAACAGGATA GTCTACTACATCCTGTCCCGCTGTTCATACCTCAGGGAGGAATGTGGAGATAGAGACAAGAAGGGGATCAAGAGATTACTCAACAACGGCACCTACACTGCTGCCTTCCCCCTGCATGAT TGTAGATACTGGACAAGATCTAAGGATGCTAAATGTGAAAGTGACAGATACAGTCTCTACAAACACTGGGCCGgattcttctgtttcttcaaGGAGCAGCCCCTCAATCTTATAAG GAAGTATTACGGGGAGAAGATAGGTATTTATTTTGCTTGGCTGGGCTTCTACACTGAGATGCTGTTGTTTGCTGCAATAGTTGGGACAATTTGTTTCATCTACGGATTTCTCACCTACGATGACAACCAGTGGAG TAAAGAAATATGTAGTGAGAAAGTCGGAGGGCAAATTGTCATGTGCCCGCTGTGTGACAAGAAATGTGGCTACTGGAAACTCAGCTCAACATGCAACTCCTCATGG CAATCCCACCTGTTTGACAATGTGGCAACAGTGTTTTTTGCCATATTTATGGGCATTTGGG TGACGCTGTTCCTGGAGTTCTGGAAGAGGCGACAGGCTCGTCTCGAGTATGAGTGGGATCTGGTCGACTTTGAGGAGGaacaacagcagctgcagcttCGGCCAGAGTATGAGGCCATGTGCACCAACCGCAAGCTGAACCGCATCACTCAG GAAATGGAGTGGGTTCTTAACAGGACTTCTACAGATATATTGGGGAAGTTGTTGCTGTGCTGGGCCACCGTGATGCTCTGG CTCTCATTGATCATTGCCTGCATCATTGGGGTGATAGCGTACCGCCTGGCGGTATACGCAGCCTTTGCCAGCATCATGAAGGACAGTGCCACCAGCAACCTGCAGGTGGTCGGCCCCTACATCACGCCACAGCTGGCCACCTCTGTCACAGCCTCCTGCATCAACTTTGTCATCATCATGATCCTCAACCTCATGTATGAGAGAGTGGCTATTTGGATCACTGACATGG AAATTCCCAAGACCCACCTGGAGTATGAGAACAAACTGACTGTGAAGATGTTCCTCTTCCAGTTTGTCAACTACTATTCCTCCTGCTTCTACGTGGCTTTCTTTAAGGGCAAGTTTGTCGGCTATCCTGGAAATTACGCATATATGTTTGGCAGCAACCTGAGGAATGAAGAG TGTGATCCTGGGGGCTGTTTGATTGAGTTGACCACCCAGCTGGTGATAGTGATGACTGGTAAACAAGTGTGGGGCAACATCCAGGAGGCTCTGGTCCC GTGGCTGATGAACTGGTGGGGCAGCAGGAAGGCACGAAACCACCCAGAGAGTCTGTACAGCCGCTGGGAGCAGGACCACGACCTGCAGGGCTTTGGACAGCTGGGCCTCTTCGACGAGTACCTGGAAATGG TGATCCAGTTTGGTTTCATCACGCTGTTCGTCGCCTCCTTTCCCCTGGCACCGCTGCTGGCACTTATCAACAACATCATTGAGGTAAGAGTGGATGCCTGGAAGCTAACCACTCAGTTCAGACGTCCTGTGGCAGCAAAGGCCCACAGCATCGGAGCCTGGCAGGAAATCCTCAATGGGATGGCCGTACTCTCTGTGGTCACAAAT GCGTTCATTGTGGCCTTCACCTCTGATATGATACCTCGGCTCGTGTACATGTACACTCAGCCAGAGGGTGAGATGAAAATGCAAGGCTACATAAACAACAGCTTGTCTGTGTTTAATATCTCTGCGATTCCACTGGCCAACAAGCCTGATGACGAGGAGAACCCTTCCTGGTTCAACAGCTCCACCATCACTacctgcag GTATCGTGATTACCGCTACCCTCCTGGCCATGAGAAACAGTACTACCACACAATGCAGTTCTGGCACATTCTGGCAGCCAAGCTGGCTTTCATCATTATCATGGAG CATGTTGTGTTTCTGGTCAAGTTCTTTGTTGCCTGGATGATTCCTGATGTTCCCTCTGAAGTGAGGGCTCGGATAAAGAGAGAGCGCTACCTCGTCCAAGAGTATCTCCATAACTATGAAGTGGAGAAGCTGAAGATCCAACTCAGTCAAAATGGCCATAATGATTGTACCTGCCCGCCAGTGATCTATCCGTCTCTACCCAAACACGAGATGCTGTCAGAGTGTCTCTAG
- the ano5a gene encoding anoctamin-5 isoform X1: MHRKTGKAGGDSLIEMSPTDSFNDGINGYHQHGSSSTGSLQQGQSPSPLTPDVCVETCESLNTSLASLAPSDHSDSPRFEAQTLEQINALTGLSRKQALFLKFRSRIDKQQHSKDSVFFRDGVRRIDFVLSYVADKDGERKQERRRLYEANLVNVGLELEIEDKSESDDGKTYFVKIHAPWEVLATYADVLKIKVPFKVNDIPNNSEMPMNWLSTPFRLPEHIMQPEPDFFTAPFDKSKSDFFLIGDKDTFFPPSTRNRIVYYILSRCSYLREECGDRDKKGIKRLLNNGTYTAAFPLHDCRYWTRSKDAKCESDRYSLYKHWAGFFCFFKEQPLNLIRKYYGEKIGIYFAWLGFYTEMLLFAAIVGTICFIYGFLTYDDNQWSKEICSEKVGGQIVMCPLCDKKCGYWKLSSTCNSSWQSHLFDNVATVFFAIFMGIWVTLFLEFWKRRQARLEYEWDLVDFEEEQQQLQLRPEYEAMCTNRKLNRITQEMEWVLNRTSTDILGKLLLCWATVMLWLSLIIACIIGVIAYRLAVYAAFASIMKDSATSNLQVVGPYITPQLATSVTASCINFVIIMILNLMYERVAIWITDMEIPKTHLEYENKLTVKMFLFQFVNYYSSCFYVAFFKGKFVGYPGNYAYMFGSNLRNEECDPGGCLIELTTQLVIVMTGKQVWGNIQEALVPWLMNWWGSRKARNHPESLYSRWEQDHDLQGFGQLGLFDEYLEMVIQFGFITLFVASFPLAPLLALINNIIEVRVDAWKLTTQFRRPVAAKAHSIGAWQEILNGMAVLSVVTNAFIVAFTSDMIPRLVYMYTQPEGEMKMQGYINNSLSVFNISAIPLANKPDDEENPSWFNSSTITTCRYRDYRYPPGHEKQYYHTMQFWHILAAKLAFIIIMEHVVFLVKFFVAWMIPDVPSEVRARIKRERYLVQEYLHNYEVEKLKIQLSQNGHNDCTCPPVIYPSLPKHEMLSECL, translated from the exons ATGGTATAAATGGCTACCACCAACATGGCTCGTCCAGCACAGGATCTCTCCAGCAGGGACAATCACCG TCCCCTTTAACACCTGATGTGTGTGTAGAGACCTGTGAGTCTCTCAACACCAGCCTGGCCTCGCTGGCCCCCTCTGATCACAGCGACAGTCCACGGTTTGAGGCTCAGACCTTAGAGCAAATCAATGCTTTGACTGGG CTGTCGAGAAAGCAGGCACTATTCCTGAAGTTTCGTTCCAGG ATcgacaaacaacaacacagtaaaGACTCTGTATTCTTCCGTGACGGAGTGCGCAGGATTGATTTTGTCCTGTCCTATGTTGCCGATAAAGATGGTGAGAGAAAACAG gagaggaggaggttgTATGAGGCCAATCTAGTGAATGTTGGCTTGGAGTTGGAGATTGAAGATAAATCG GAGTCAGACGATGGAAAGACTTATTTTGTAAAGATTCACGCTCCATGGGAAGTGTTGGCCACGTACGCAGATGTGCTGAAGATTAAAGTGCCATTCAAGGTCAACGACATCCCAAACAACAGCGAGATGCCCATGAACTGGCTGTCCACCCCCTTTCGTCTGCCGGAGCACATCATGCAGCCCGAGCCAGACTTTTTCACAGCTCCCTTTGACAAGAGCAAGTCTGACTTCTTCCTTATCGGTGACAAGGACACGTTCTTCCCGCCATCTACTCGCAACAGGATA GTCTACTACATCCTGTCCCGCTGTTCATACCTCAGGGAGGAATGTGGAGATAGAGACAAGAAGGGGATCAAGAGATTACTCAACAACGGCACCTACACTGCTGCCTTCCCCCTGCATGAT TGTAGATACTGGACAAGATCTAAGGATGCTAAATGTGAAAGTGACAGATACAGTCTCTACAAACACTGGGCCGgattcttctgtttcttcaaGGAGCAGCCCCTCAATCTTATAAG GAAGTATTACGGGGAGAAGATAGGTATTTATTTTGCTTGGCTGGGCTTCTACACTGAGATGCTGTTGTTTGCTGCAATAGTTGGGACAATTTGTTTCATCTACGGATTTCTCACCTACGATGACAACCAGTGGAG TAAAGAAATATGTAGTGAGAAAGTCGGAGGGCAAATTGTCATGTGCCCGCTGTGTGACAAGAAATGTGGCTACTGGAAACTCAGCTCAACATGCAACTCCTCATGG CAATCCCACCTGTTTGACAATGTGGCAACAGTGTTTTTTGCCATATTTATGGGCATTTGGG TGACGCTGTTCCTGGAGTTCTGGAAGAGGCGACAGGCTCGTCTCGAGTATGAGTGGGATCTGGTCGACTTTGAGGAGGaacaacagcagctgcagcttCGGCCAGAGTATGAGGCCATGTGCACCAACCGCAAGCTGAACCGCATCACTCAG GAAATGGAGTGGGTTCTTAACAGGACTTCTACAGATATATTGGGGAAGTTGTTGCTGTGCTGGGCCACCGTGATGCTCTGG CTCTCATTGATCATTGCCTGCATCATTGGGGTGATAGCGTACCGCCTGGCGGTATACGCAGCCTTTGCCAGCATCATGAAGGACAGTGCCACCAGCAACCTGCAGGTGGTCGGCCCCTACATCACGCCACAGCTGGCCACCTCTGTCACAGCCTCCTGCATCAACTTTGTCATCATCATGATCCTCAACCTCATGTATGAGAGAGTGGCTATTTGGATCACTGACATGG AAATTCCCAAGACCCACCTGGAGTATGAGAACAAACTGACTGTGAAGATGTTCCTCTTCCAGTTTGTCAACTACTATTCCTCCTGCTTCTACGTGGCTTTCTTTAAGGGCAAGTTTGTCGGCTATCCTGGAAATTACGCATATATGTTTGGCAGCAACCTGAGGAATGAAGAG TGTGATCCTGGGGGCTGTTTGATTGAGTTGACCACCCAGCTGGTGATAGTGATGACTGGTAAACAAGTGTGGGGCAACATCCAGGAGGCTCTGGTCCC GTGGCTGATGAACTGGTGGGGCAGCAGGAAGGCACGAAACCACCCAGAGAGTCTGTACAGCCGCTGGGAGCAGGACCACGACCTGCAGGGCTTTGGACAGCTGGGCCTCTTCGACGAGTACCTGGAAATGG TGATCCAGTTTGGTTTCATCACGCTGTTCGTCGCCTCCTTTCCCCTGGCACCGCTGCTGGCACTTATCAACAACATCATTGAGGTAAGAGTGGATGCCTGGAAGCTAACCACTCAGTTCAGACGTCCTGTGGCAGCAAAGGCCCACAGCATCGGAGCCTGGCAGGAAATCCTCAATGGGATGGCCGTACTCTCTGTGGTCACAAAT GCGTTCATTGTGGCCTTCACCTCTGATATGATACCTCGGCTCGTGTACATGTACACTCAGCCAGAGGGTGAGATGAAAATGCAAGGCTACATAAACAACAGCTTGTCTGTGTTTAATATCTCTGCGATTCCACTGGCCAACAAGCCTGATGACGAGGAGAACCCTTCCTGGTTCAACAGCTCCACCATCACTacctgcag GTATCGTGATTACCGCTACCCTCCTGGCCATGAGAAACAGTACTACCACACAATGCAGTTCTGGCACATTCTGGCAGCCAAGCTGGCTTTCATCATTATCATGGAG CATGTTGTGTTTCTGGTCAAGTTCTTTGTTGCCTGGATGATTCCTGATGTTCCCTCTGAAGTGAGGGCTCGGATAAAGAGAGAGCGCTACCTCGTCCAAGAGTATCTCCATAACTATGAAGTGGAGAAGCTGAAGATCCAACTCAGTCAAAATGGCCATAATGATTGTACCTGCCCGCCAGTGATCTATCCGTCTCTACCCAAACACGAGATGCTGTCAGAGTGTCTCTAG